In the genome of Candidatus Campbellbacteria bacterium, one region contains:
- a CDS encoding AI-2E family transporter yields METQNVRFSIDTLSVLKVLLILVGVYVLYLLKDIVLVVLTAVVIASAIEPAAKWFMKYHFPRTLAVVIIYLIIAITLSGLIYFLLPSLLSDSANFLSQIPDYIGSLDTRPILEGLGVPESSMVIQNISNTLSAGDLLSSVRSFVTIPGGAFRVLSTVFGGVFSFVLMIVLSFYLTVRENGISDFLRIITPHTHIAYVLELWKRSQRKIGQWMQGQLLLMLLVGVLVYLGLTILGVKHAFLFAVLSGLFEVIPLFGPILSSIPAVLVGYTQAGLSFALLIVGLFVIIQQFENHLIYPLVVNKVVGVPAIVVILALVVGAQLGGFLGALLSVPLAAVLMELIQDSRRRALVDKV; encoded by the coding sequence ATGGAAACACAAAATGTTCGATTTTCGATAGACACTCTTTCTGTGTTAAAAGTTCTCCTTATTCTTGTGGGGGTGTATGTGCTCTATCTTTTAAAAGATATTGTTTTGGTGGTGCTTACTGCGGTTGTAATTGCATCAGCGATTGAACCAGCCGCGAAGTGGTTTATGAAGTATCATTTTCCACGAACACTTGCGGTGGTCATTATTTATCTCATCATTGCCATAACGCTTTCCGGACTTATCTACTTTCTGTTGCCATCACTTCTGAGCGACTCAGCAAATTTCCTTTCTCAAATTCCTGATTACATTGGCTCCCTTGATACACGTCCCATTCTTGAGGGGCTCGGGGTTCCAGAATCCTCAATGGTTATTCAAAACATCTCAAATACTCTTTCTGCGGGAGACTTGCTTTCCTCGGTGCGTTCATTCGTCACTATTCCTGGAGGCGCGTTTCGTGTACTGAGTACTGTTTTTGGTGGCGTTTTTTCATTTGTTCTTATGATTGTGTTGTCGTTCTATCTCACCGTTCGAGAAAATGGTATCTCCGACTTTTTGCGGATTATTACTCCCCACACACATATTGCGTATGTGTTAGAGCTGTGGAAACGTTCACAGCGAAAAATAGGGCAGTGGATGCAGGGCCAACTCCTTCTTATGCTGTTGGTGGGCGTGCTGGTGTATCTTGGACTTACTATTCTTGGTGTTAAACACGCGTTTCTCTTTGCCGTGCTATCTGGATTGTTTGAAGTTATCCCTCTGTTTGGTCCTATTCTCTCAAGTATTCCAGCGGTGCTGGTTGGGTATACACAAGCAGGTTTATCTTTTGCACTACTTATTGTTGGACTTTTTGTCATCATCCAACAATTTGAAAATCATCTCATTTATCCGCTTGTGGTAAACAAGGTTGTTGGTGTTCCAGCAATTGTGGTTATTCTTGCACTTGTGGTAGGGGCGCAACTCGGAGGATTTCTCGGAGCACTTCTCTCTGTTCCTTTGGCGGCAGTTCTCATGGAATTGATACAGGATTCAAGACGACGAGCTCTTGTGGACAAAGTGTAA
- a CDS encoding DUF11 domain-containing protein — protein MKEPITDNDSPIESLSKKLNTPGHESLSELHRAGFHEERFGEVPSDFFHEQTHQPSIIMSKISRHHTPVKWFFVGAIIFFLASLLAAFFFFSGDRNLVSANKIEIIVTGPVVAAAGEILPLAIEVRNTNATALQLADLLIEYPPGTRVPDDVTTELYRYRASLGTIPSGGHVSTTTKAILFSEEGSEQKIIVSLEYRVAGSSAIFSKESSFSVRIGASPLTLKVSAPKSINSGQDIELTLDVTSNTSIILEDVVVAANYPFGFSFVSASPDATFSDTTWSLGDIEPKGKRTIKIRGTLSGQDEEDRIFRFSSGIATAGDTTKLGAVFAQIDHTIQVARSFIDTSMVINGSSDDSVTMYPGRTAKVDITWNNNLSTQLTDGVIVVTLEGEAVNEKRVTSADGFYNSSKNTITWNKIDTHSLKTIDSGSQGKVSFSFDILSTDASGSGRIDPEITLALAFTATAVSEGETPEEVRSDTTKIIHVASDVRLESIAVRTIGPLENSGPVPPAVEQKTTYTIIWSIANSVNDLTKTEVRAVLPAYVSWENVTSPSSEDITFESSTKEVVWSPGKIRAGTGFSTPAKTVAFQVGLTPSATQIGTVPILIEDATLSATDGAVGGTVGDTAPEVNTNLNSDPGFEGTWSRVVE, from the coding sequence ATGAAAGAACCCATTACAGACAATGATAGTCCGATAGAGTCCTTGTCAAAAAAACTCAACACCCCAGGACATGAATCGTTGTCAGAACTACACCGTGCCGGGTTTCATGAGGAAAGATTTGGCGAGGTACCGAGTGATTTTTTCCATGAACAGACACACCAACCCTCAATTATTATGTCAAAAATTTCTCGCCACCACACACCAGTAAAATGGTTTTTTGTCGGGGCAATCATTTTTTTTCTCGCATCTCTCCTTGCAGCCTTCTTCTTCTTTAGTGGAGATAGAAACCTTGTATCTGCCAACAAAATAGAAATTATTGTAACAGGACCAGTTGTCGCTGCGGCGGGAGAAATACTCCCACTCGCCATAGAGGTTCGTAATACAAATGCAACAGCACTACAGCTGGCAGATTTATTAATCGAATATCCACCAGGAACACGCGTACCAGACGACGTGACGACAGAACTGTATCGATATCGTGCATCTCTGGGGACCATTCCGTCAGGTGGACATGTTTCAACAACTACCAAGGCTATTTTATTTAGCGAAGAGGGAAGCGAGCAAAAGATTATTGTGAGTCTTGAATATCGCGTTGCAGGTTCAAGTGCCATCTTCTCTAAAGAAAGTAGTTTTTCTGTGCGTATCGGCGCAAGCCCGTTGACGCTCAAAGTCAGCGCACCAAAATCTATCAATTCTGGACAAGATATTGAACTGACGTTAGATGTGACCTCAAACACCTCGATTATCCTTGAGGATGTTGTCGTTGCTGCAAATTATCCCTTCGGATTTTCATTTGTAAGTGCCAGTCCAGATGCAACATTCAGTGACACCACATGGTCGCTTGGCGATATTGAGCCAAAAGGGAAACGAACCATTAAGATACGGGGCACACTCTCTGGTCAAGATGAAGAAGATCGTATTTTTAGGTTTAGTTCGGGTATTGCAACTGCGGGTGACACGACAAAATTAGGTGCAGTATTTGCACAAATAGATCACACAATACAGGTTGCACGCTCATTTATTGATACCAGTATGGTTATTAATGGAAGTTCGGATGATTCAGTCACCATGTACCCAGGCCGGACTGCAAAAGTAGACATTACATGGAATAACAATCTTTCAACACAACTTACTGACGGAGTGATAGTGGTTACCCTTGAAGGAGAGGCGGTCAACGAGAAAAGAGTTACATCTGCGGACGGTTTTTATAACTCGTCGAAGAATACTATTACGTGGAATAAAATTGATACCCATTCCTTAAAAACCATTGACTCGGGCTCACAAGGAAAGGTGTCTTTCTCTTTTGATATTCTTTCTACTGACGCATCTGGTTCGGGACGAATTGATCCAGAAATTACCCTCGCCCTTGCATTTACTGCAACAGCAGTTTCAGAAGGCGAGACTCCAGAGGAAGTGAGATCAGACACCACGAAGATTATTCATGTTGCCTCCGATGTGCGTTTGGAAAGCATAGCAGTGCGCACCATTGGTCCACTAGAAAACTCCGGTCCAGTGCCACCCGCTGTTGAACAAAAAACGACGTACACAATTATCTGGTCAATAGCAAACTCGGTCAACGATCTCACAAAGACAGAGGTGCGAGCGGTGCTTCCTGCATATGTGTCGTGGGAGAATGTCACAAGCCCAAGTTCAGAAGATATTACATTTGAAAGTTCTACAAAAGAAGTGGTGTGGAGTCCTGGAAAAATTCGTGCGGGAACTGGTTTTAGTACTCCAGCAAAGACCGTTGCGTTCCAGGTCGGGTTAACTCCATCAGCAACTCAAATAGGCACGGTTCCAATTCTTATAGAGGATGCAACGTTGTCAGCAACAGATGGCGCTGTCGGAGGCACTGTTGGAGACACGGCGCCCGAGGTGAACACTAATTTGAATTCAGACCCAGGTTTTGAGGGGACATGGAGTCGTGTTGTTGAATAA